Proteins from a genomic interval of Buchnera aphidicola (Brachycaudus cardui):
- the atpG gene encoding F0F1 ATP synthase subunit gamma — protein MTSIKEIRNQIISVINTKKITKAMEMVAASKMRKTEYRMQSGRPYSDIIRKVIDHVVQGNLEYKHSYLENRVVKRIGIIVVSTDRGLCGSLNTNLFKKVLFKIQKFTTTDIPCDLVLFGLKSLSVFKLCGTRILSTKTHLGENPNLVELISSIEVILDAYKYRRIDKIFIAYNKFYNKMLQKPKIIQLLPLSRLNSKNISNKKWDYLYEPESKLILDILFKRYIESQIYQSILENIASEQAARMIAMKTATDNSGNRIKELQLVYNRVRQANITQELTEIVAGASAVSTN, from the coding sequence GTGACAAGTATAAAAGAAATCAGAAATCAGATAATAAGTGTCATTAATACTAAAAAAATCACCAAGGCTATGGAAATGGTTGCAGCATCTAAAATGCGAAAAACTGAATATAGAATGCAATCAGGTCGGCCATATTCTGATATTATCAGAAAAGTAATTGATCATGTTGTACAAGGAAATTTAGAATATAAACATAGTTATCTAGAAAATAGAGTTGTTAAACGTATTGGAATCATTGTTGTTTCTACTGATAGAGGTCTATGTGGTAGCTTGAATACTAACCTTTTTAAAAAGGTTTTATTTAAAATTCAAAAATTTACTACAACTGATATTCCTTGTGATTTAGTTTTATTTGGTTTAAAAAGTTTATCAGTTTTTAAATTATGTGGTACTCGAATTCTTTCTACAAAAACTCATTTAGGAGAAAATCCTAATTTAGTAGAGTTAATTAGTTCTATAGAAGTGATATTAGATGCATATAAATATAGGCGTATTGATAAAATTTTTATTGCTTATAATAAATTTTATAATAAAATGTTGCAAAAACCTAAAATTATTCAATTATTACCTTTATCTAGATTAAATAGTAAAAACATAAGTAATAAAAAATGGGATTATCTATATGAACCAGAATCTAAGTTGATTTTAGATATATTATTTAAGCGATATATAGAATCTCAAATTTATCAAAGTATTTTAGAAAATATAGCAAGTGAACAAGCTGCTCGTATGATTGCTATGAAAACAGCAACAGATAATAGTGGAAATCGAATTAAAGAATTACAATTAGTATACAATAGAGTACGTCAAGCTAATATTACACAAGAATTAACTGAAATTGTTGCAGGCGCATCAGCAGTTTCAACTAATTAA
- the atpD gene encoding F0F1 ATP synthase subunit beta has protein sequence MATGKIIQIIGAVVDVEFHQNSVPKIYNALEVKNKEQKLILEVQQQLGAGIVRTIAMGSSDGLKRGLVVVDLEHYIKVPVGEATLGRIINVLGETIDNKGLLKNKNNSSDIEYWEIHRTPPSYQEQASSQEILETGIKVIDLICPFSKGGKVGLFGGAGVGKTVNMMELIRNIAIEHSGYSVFTGVGERTREGNDFYHEMNDSKVLDKVALVYGQMNEPPGNRLRVAFTGLTIAEKFRDEGKDVLLFIDNIYRYTLAGTEVSALLGRMPSAVGYQPTLAEEMGLLQERITSTKKGSITSVQAVYVPADDLTDPSPATTFAHLDSTVTLSRQIASLGIYPAIDPLNSTSRQLDPYIVGEEHYKTALGVQSILQRYQELKDIIAILGMDELSEQDKLLVSRARKIQRFLSQPFFVAEVFTGFPGKYVSLKDNIRAFKGIIEGEFDHLPEQSFYMVGCIEEVIEKAKTL, from the coding sequence ATGGCTACTGGAAAGATTATCCAAATTATTGGTGCCGTAGTTGATGTGGAGTTTCATCAAAATTCAGTTCCAAAAATATATAATGCCTTAGAAGTAAAAAATAAAGAACAAAAACTTATTTTAGAAGTACAACAACAGTTAGGAGCAGGTATTGTTCGAACAATTGCTATGGGTTCTTCTGATGGTTTAAAAAGAGGTTTAGTTGTTGTTGATCTTGAACATTATATAAAAGTACCAGTAGGAGAAGCAACATTAGGACGTATTATTAATGTATTAGGTGAAACGATTGATAATAAAGGTTTATTAAAAAATAAAAATAATAGTTCTGATATAGAATATTGGGAAATCCATCGTACTCCTCCCAGCTATCAAGAACAAGCAAGCTCTCAAGAAATATTAGAAACGGGTATAAAAGTTATTGATTTAATTTGTCCTTTTTCAAAAGGTGGAAAAGTTGGTCTATTTGGCGGTGCAGGTGTGGGTAAAACAGTAAATATGATGGAATTGATTCGTAATATTGCAATAGAACATTCTGGTTATTCAGTTTTTACTGGAGTAGGAGAAAGGACTCGTGAAGGAAATGATTTTTATCATGAAATGAATGATTCTAAAGTATTAGATAAAGTTGCTTTAGTATATGGACAAATGAATGAACCACCAGGCAATAGATTACGAGTTGCTTTTACAGGTCTTACTATTGCAGAAAAATTTCGTGATGAAGGAAAAGATGTTCTATTATTTATTGATAATATATATCGTTATACATTAGCTGGTACTGAAGTTTCTGCATTACTTGGACGTATGCCATCTGCAGTCGGATATCAGCCAACTTTAGCAGAAGAAATGGGTTTATTGCAAGAAAGAATCACTTCTACTAAAAAAGGTTCAATAACTTCTGTTCAAGCTGTCTATGTTCCTGCTGATGATTTAACGGATCCTTCACCGGCAACAACATTTGCACATTTAGATTCTACAGTCACTTTAAGTCGTCAAATAGCATCATTAGGTATTTATCCTGCTATTGACCCTTTAAATTCTACAAGTCGTCAATTAGACCCTTATATAGTTGGTGAAGAGCATTATAAAACAGCATTAGGTGTCCAATCTATATTACAGAGATATCAAGAATTAAAAGATATTATTGCTATTTTAGGAATGGATGAACTATCAGAACAAGATAAATTATTAGTATCAAGAGCACGTAAAATACAGCGCTTTTTATCTCAGCCATTTTTTGTAGCAGAAGTATTCACTGGTTTTCCAGGAAAATATGTTTCATTAAAAGATAATATTCGAGCTTTTAAAGGTATTATAGAAGGTGAATTTGATCATCTACCAGAGCAGTCATTTTATATGGTAGGTTGTATTGAAGAAGTTATAGAAAAAGCTAAAACTTTATAA
- a CDS encoding F0F1 ATP synthase subunit epsilon: protein MSMNFYLDVVSVKKRIFSGLVKKIRVSGSEGELGIYPGHVQLLTIIKPGMVCILHKNGEEECIYISGGILEIQPSVVSILSDIAIRAIDLDKKSILQAKKHAEKNMKNDSIKMNKNEILLEISKEIAKLRVLEMMDKSK from the coding sequence ATATCTATGAATTTTTATTTAGATGTAGTTAGTGTTAAAAAACGTATCTTTTCTGGATTAGTAAAGAAAATACGAGTATCTGGAAGTGAAGGAGAACTTGGAATTTACCCGGGGCATGTCCAGTTATTAACTATAATTAAACCTGGTATGGTGTGTATTCTTCATAAGAATGGAGAAGAAGAATGTATTTATATATCTGGTGGTATATTAGAAATTCAACCATCTGTTGTATCTATTTTATCAGATATTGCTATTCGTGCAATTGATTTAGATAAAAAATCTATTTTGCAAGCTAAAAAACATGCTGAAAAAAATATGAAAAATGACAGTATTAAAATGAATAAGAATGAAATATTATTAGAAATTTCTAAAGAAATTGCAAAATTACGTGTTCTTGAAATGATGGATAAATCTAAATGA